AAGATTGGAAACATTGCCGGCTGCTATGTTCTGGAAGGCAAAATTGAGAGAGATGCCAGTGTCAGGGTTATACGTGACGGAATTGTTGTTCACGAGGGCAAACTGGAATCACTGAAAAGGTTTAAAGACGATGTCAGGGAAGTGGTACAGGGGTATGAGTGCGGCATTGCCCTGGAGAAGTTCAATGAGATCCAGGAAGGGGATATTATCGAAGCCTTTACGGTTGAGGCTATAAAGCGGCAGTTAACCTGATTTTCCGTTAGGGCAGGTCCGGGCTGATTGTATATAAAGATATGGATGCCGTATTTGCTGTGGGCTATGAATTCACGGTGGAAATATGTCGCCACCTGCTCGTTAAAAGGCGGCAGGGTTACTAATCTTGGAGGTGTCTGGGCTATGTCATTCCGCTCTGAAAGAGTGGCTGAAGCTATAAAGAAAGAAGTTTCAGACATGCTTAGAAATGAGTTAAAAGATCCACGGATTGGCTTTGTGACAATAACATCTGTAGAAGTATCCAAGGACCTGAGATATGCCAACATTTACGCAAGTGTTTTCGGAAGCCCGGACGATCAGAAAGAAACTATTGAAGCCCTTAAGAAGGCGCAGGGATTTATTCGCGGAGAACTGGGAAAAAGGATTAGGTTGCGTTATACCCCTGAAATAACCTTTAAGCTCGATCAATCCATAGGCAGGGGCTCAAGAGTGCTGGCGCTTATGGAAGAGGTCCGGGAAAAGGGTGGCGGCCAGGATGAGTAGCCTGGCAGTCATTGCGGAAGTTATAAAGCGTGCTGGCAATGTCCTGATATGCGGCCATATCATGCCTGACGGGGATTGTCTGGGGTCGGTTCTGGCCCTGGGACTGGCATTGGAAAAGATTGGTATAAAGGCAACCATGGCCGGCCCCGACCCTGTTCCAGCAGTATACGCTTTTTTGCCCGGAGCTGAAAAATTTGTTTCTGGCGATCCGCCTGAAGGCAATTACGATACTTTGATCATTCTCGACTGCTCAGTTCCCGAAAGGCTGGGCAAAGGCTACAGGGAACTGGCGGAAAAAAAAGATCTTACCGTAATTAATATCGACCATCACCACGGGTACAATCCTTTCGGTCGTTACAGGTATATCGACCCGTCGGCAGCAGCGGTGGGTGAAATTGTTTTTGACCTTTTGCACCTGATGCAGGTGCGGATTGATTCTGCCATCGCAACCTGTCTTTACACGGCAATAATTACCGACACAGGGTCGTTTCAATATAACAATACCACCCCTAATACTCACCGCCGGGTGGCGGAGCTTCTTGAGTGCGGGGCTCCCGCGGCGCAGGTCAACATCCGGCTTTATGAGGAAAAGCCCAGAGCTGCCCTGCTGTTGTTGGGCAAGGCATTGAATTCCCTTAAAATAAGTACCTGTGGAAGGGTTTCCTGGATGACGGTAACCCTGGAAGATTTAAAAAGTGCTGGTGCGGTGGACGAGCATGCGGATGGGCTGGTTAATTATGCCAGATCGGTTATGGGAGTTGAAGTGGGTATGCTGTTCCGGGAGGTGTCCGAAGGGAAGTACAAGGTAAGCTTCAGGTCGAAGAAGGCTGTCGACGTAAACCGCCTGGCTGCGCTATTTGGCGGCGGGGGGCATCCGCGTGCTGCAGGCTGTGTCATACAAGGGGAGTTGGAGGATTTAAAGGAAAAAATTGTGTCGGCTGCAATTCTGGCGGCCGGGGGAAGCAGTTTATGAACGGCATTGTTAATGTGTTAAAACCTCCGGGCATGTCTTCACACGATGTGGTTGACAGGATCCGCCGCATTTTTGGAGTAAAAAAAGCAGGTCACACAGGTACGCTAGATCCCGGCGCGGCAGGCGTACTGGTGGTTTGCCTGGGAGTTGCCACCAGACTGGCGCGGTTCCTGCTAGGCGAAGATAAAGAATACCGCGTGGAAATAACATTTGGAATGAGCACCTCAACCGGCGATTCTTATGGGGAAATAACGGATCAAAGGGATGCTTCATTTCTAAAGGAGCATGACATTATCCGTGTTTTACCCGAGTTCACCGGAGAAGTCAGGCAGGTGCCGCCGATGACCTCTGCGATTAAATGGCGGGGCAAAAAACTGTACGAACTTGCCAGGGAAGGTCTGGTCGTGGAGCGTCAGGAAAGAGCCGTTTACATAAAGTCTCTGGAATTTATCCGGGGAAGCGGTTGGGGCACCCCCAGTCCGAGGGCGCTTATGCACTTATCCTGCTCCAAGGGGACGTATGTCAGGTCGCTTTGCCACGATATGGGCAGCCGCCTGGGCTGCGGAGCGCATATGTCCTTTTTGGTAAGAACCAGGGCAGGTCCATTTAAGATTGCCGATTCGGTTACCCTGGAAGAGCTTCAAGCAGCAGCATCGAAGGGGGTGCTGGAGCGGAAAATTATTGAAATGGACAGGGCGGTATCGGAGTATCCAGAAGTGATTGTAAAAAGCAGTGCAGTTAAAGCTGTTGCAGCAGGTTCGAAATTATACATACCGGGAGTCGCCAGAATGCCCCTGGATCTGGATTGCGGCAAACTGGTTCGCCTGACCGGGCCGGATGGACTGCTGGCGATAGCGGAGGCCGGACGCGAGCCATTTGATAAAGAAAAGCTTTTTTTTAAACCGGTTTGCGTTCTGGCGAGGCAGGCAGGGAGGTCGTCGAATTGATTGTTCATCACCACTGGAAGGATCTCAGGGAGGAGTATTATCACAGGCTTGTAATCGGCCTAGGCAATTTTGACGGAGTACATTTGGGCCACCAGAAGCTTATTTCTGAACTAGTATCAATGGGTAAGGAACTGGAAGGGACAACAGCCGTTTTTACGTTTCATCCGCATCCTCTGGCAGTTCTAGACCCGGAAAATTGCCCTCCTCTTCTTTTAACGCAGGAATCAAAGCAGAAACTTATAGCCAGGATGGGGGTAGAAGTACTTTTTCAGGTGCCTTTTGACTTAAAACTGGCCAATATTTCTCCTGAGGACTTTATTAGGATTGTCTTGTATGAAGAACTGGGGGTAATTGGAGTTGTGGTCGGCTACAATTATACCTTCGGGCATAAAGGCAAGGGTACTCCTGATTTGCTAGAAAAATTCTCCGGCAGGTACGGCTACCGGCTCAAGGTTGTTCCGCCGGTTACAGTAGAAGGCCAGGTGGTAAGCAGCACACTGATCAGAGGCCTGTTGCTAAAAGGGGAAGTTGCGGAAGCATCGAGGTACCTCGGATATTATCCTTTTGTAGAGGGTACGGTGGTAGCCGGTGACAGGCGCGGGAGCAAGCTTGGCTTTCCTACCGCTAATCTGGACATAGATCAAAATCTTTTAGTTCCCTCCAACGGCGTGTATTCAGCTATGGTAAACGTTGACGGCGATTCTTATTATGGTCTGGCCAACATTGGCACCAAGCCGACTTTCCAGGGGAAAAAAAGAAATATAGAAGTTCATTTGCTGGACTTTTACCGAGATTTGTACGGAAAGCATATAAAAGTCAGTTTTACCAGGCGTCTGAGGGAAGAAAAAAAATTTAAGACACCGGCAGACCTGGTTAAACAAATAGAGCGCGATATACGTCAGGCCAGGAATGAATGGTCGAATCTGATAGAATAAATAAAATTAGGGGTAAATATAATTTTACAGGCAGCGTTTACATCAGTATCAGATTATGCTAAAATGAACACGTTAAACGTCCCGCAATAATAGTAAGGCCTTAAACTAAAAGTTGGGACGGTGTGCTTTTCCGGCCCCGGCCGGCAAAATGTCCCCATGGCTTTTTGTGAAGGGAAGACGTTAACCGTGGGAGTTCCAAAATTCGATTCGAGTGAAGAAGAAATAAAAAAATGGCTTAATCATATTGCCTTAATTTGTTTGAGCGAAGAATTCCAGTCTTTAAAGAGTGAGCTGGAAGCCATTTATAGCGAGTCGAATATAGAAAATTTCCGGTTGACGGCCTTCCAGGATGCCCTGTATGCCTTTCTCGCCCAGGAGGAAGAAGAACGGGCAAATCAATCATCCAGCACTTTTTAGGCTTACAGGCCGGCGATGAAAGTAATAATTACCGAGCACGCCCGAAAGCGCTTGCGGGACATGAGACAGGAAAAAATTACGATTGCGGATATTATCAACGCTGCCAGCGGCATACCGGGGCGCATTCCGACCGCCACCCGGTTTCGCGGGTTCTTTGCAAAATCGGGCCGGGTTTTTGATCTGGTTGCAAAGGATATACCAGGCGGGCGCCTGGTTATAACTATAATCGGGAAGTAATTTATTCCGGAACTGCAGGCTAGGGAATACGTTCTCCGGCGGTTAACTTGGCTTGCAGCGATTTGAGGGAAAAAGGAGGTGACGGCATGGCCCTGACATCAGAACAGAAAAAGAATGTTATTTCCAGATACAAACTTCACGATAACGATACGGGTTCACCGGAAGTGCAGGTAGCGATACTGACGGAGAGGATTAATTCATTAACCGAGCACTTGAAGCTGCACAAAGGCGATCACCACTCCCGCCGGGGGTTGTTGAAAATGGTTGGCCAGCGTAGGGCTTTGCTCAATTATTTACGTGATCGCCATTATGAGCGTTACCGTGCCTTAATTGACAAACTTGGCTTGAGGAAGTAAAATTTATGAAGCGGGTTTTACGCCCGCTTTTTATCGTATTCCAGGCTTTCAGTATTTTTTCAAAGAAAAGAAGGAAATAATATTATAATGTTGAATAATACAAAGTTTGTTAAATTTGCTTTAACCATGAACAGGAGGTATAACCCCTTAATGGCGGATCGTTCTATTTTGACAAGGGAAATTATTGTCGGCGGCCGGCCGATGATCCTGGAAACAGGAAGGCTGGCAAACCAGGCCAGCGGAGCGGTTTTCGTCCGTTACGGAGATACGGCCGTTCTGGTTACCGCTACCGTAGCCCCTACTGTCAGGGCGGGAATTGATTTCTTCCCCCTGACAGTTGATTATGAAGAAAGGTTTTACGCGGTAGGGAAAATTCCAGGAGGGTTTATTAAAAGGGAAAGCCGGCCGAGCGAGAAGGCTATCCTTTCTGGAAGGCTGATTGACAGGCCCATCCGACCCCTCTTCCCCAAGGAAATGAGAAATGAGGTTCAGGTAATAGCCACAATCCTGTCGGTTGACCAGGATAACGCCCCTGAAATAGCGGCCATGGTGGGTGCGTCAGCGGCGCTGCACATATCAGAAATCCCGCTCAAGTTTCCTATTGGGGGCGTAATTGTCGGGCGGGTGGACGGACGGTTTGTAATAAACCCGGTATTGGCACAGGCCGAGAAAAGCGATATGCATCTGGTAGTTGCCGGAACCAAAGACGCCGTAATGATGGTGGAGGCAGGCGCCAAGGAAGTGCCTGAAGAGGTTATCCTCGAAGCAATTTCTTTCGGCCATGAAACGGTAAAAGAAATCGTTGCGTTCATTGAAAGGTACCGCGAAGAGGCGCTGGAGATGGGGCTGGCCAAGGAAAAAATGGTAATTGAAGTGGCCGAGCCTGATCCAGTGCTGGTCGAAGCTGTTACCGGTCCGGCTACCGAAAAGCTGGATGGCGTGTTGCGCCGCTGCGTTAATGAAAGGCTTTCCAAGCAGGAAAGGGATTCCCTGCTGAACAACATTAAGGATGAACTGATGCAGAAGTTTCTGGCCGATTACCCCGAACAGGAAAGTTTGATTAAGGATCTGTTGGATTCAATAGAGAAAAAGCTGGTAAGGCGGATGATTACGGAAGAAGGGCTGCGCATTGACGGGCGCGCTTTAAACGAAGTCCGGCCCATATCGGTGGAAGTGGGCGTTCTGCCGCGGCCGCATGGTTCGGGTCTTTTCACCCGCGGTCAGACCCAGATTTTATCCGTTGTCACTCTAGGCACCGTATCCGAAGAACAGATTCTGGACGGACTCGGCGTAGAAGAATCAAAGCGCTTTATGCACCATTACAACTTTCCGCCTTACAGCACCGGTGAAACCAGACCGCTTCGCTCCCCCGGACGGCGTGAAATCGGCCACGGGGCGCTGGCAGAAAGGGCGCTGGCAGCAGTAATTCCGGGCGAAGAGGAATTTCCCTACACCATTAGAATCGTCTCGGAGGCGCTGGAATCCAACGGCTCAACCTCGATGGGCAGCGTTTGCGGCAGCACCCTTGCCCTGATGGATGCGGGCGTTCCAATTAGCGCGCCGGTAGCCGGCGTGGCGATGGGGTTAATTAAAGAGGGGGACAATTTTACCGTTCTTACCGACATTCAGGGTTTTGAGGACCACCTGGGCGACATGGACTTCAAAGTAGCAGGCACGGCCAAAGGCATTACCGCTCTTCAGATGGACATTAAAATACCGGGTATAACCAGGGAAGTGTTTGAAAAGGCCCTGGCACAGGCATATGAGGGCAGGATGCATATTTTAAACAAAATGCTGGAGGTCCTTCCTGCCCCCAGGCCGGAACTGTCCCCGCACGCTCCCAGAATTATACACATTACCATCGACCCTGATAAAATACGCGATGTTATCGGCCCTGGCGGCAAGGTCATAAAGAAGATTGTCGAAGAAACCGGGGCAGAAATAGATATCGAAGATGACGGCCGGGTTTTCATAGCTGCCGTTGACCAGGAAAAAGGTAGGAAGGCCCAGGAGATAATTGAAACCTTAACCAAGGAAGTGCAGACCGGTGAGATATATACCGGCAGGGTGACCAGAATAACCGACTTCGGGTGCTTCGTGGAAATTATCCCGGGAGTTCTGGGGATGCAGGGCAAAGAGGGCCTTGTACACATTTCCCAGCTTGCCCACCACCGGGTTAACAGGGTGGAGGACGTTGTCAAGGAGGGTGATGTTATACTGGTTAAGGTAACCGGTTACGACAGCCAGGGACGCCTCAAGCTGTCAAAAAAGGAGGCCACTCCGCCGCCGGAAAGCACAGCGATGAAAGAAGGGCGGGCCCACCGGCCGTCCAGGCGCAGGGAATCGGCCCGCTAAAATTTATTAACTCTCAAACCTCTACAGAAAGAGGTTTTTTTATTCTAATATAATTTACCCCCCTTTAACATAAAATTTTTTGAGATAACTTTACCGGGGGGAGCAGGCCTGATGTATTTTTTTACATTTACACTTAAAAAGAAAAGGATAAAATTATTTTTTCTGTTACTTGTTTTTTTATCCGTGAGCGGTTTCTTTTTAAATTGCTGGAGCGGCATTCTGCCGGAAGAAGCTATGGCCCCCGTTTATCATGGCAGCACCCGGGAAAAAAAGATAGCACTTACATTTAATGTAGTATGGGGCGAAGAATACATCAGGCAGTTGCTTGACTGCCTGAATGAAGAAAATGTTAAGGCCACTTTTTTTATTGGGGGTCAATGGGCCGAGGACTTTCCGGAACTGACCAGAGAAATTGCCGGAAACGGCCATGAAATAGGCAACCACGGTTATTCCCACCCGCATCCGGACAGGCTCTCACTTTCTGCAAATAAAGGGGAAATTAAGAAAACTGAAGATGTCCTGTTCAGGGTTGCAGCGGTAAAAACTGTCCTTTTTGCCCCGCCCTATGGCGAGCGGGGAAATGCAGTTCTCCGGGCAGCCGAGGAGGCCGGTTACACAACGGTGCTGTGGAGCATAGATACAATTGACTGGCAGCGCCCGAACCCGTCAGTTATTGTGCGAAGAGTGGCGGAAGGGGCCCATAACGGCGCTATAGTGCTGATGCACCCGACCGCACCGACCGTTCATGCTCTTCCCCTGATAATAAGAAATCTCAAAGAGCAGGGCTATGAACTTGTGAAAGTTTCCGCCCTTATTGAGGGGCTTAAAAAAGAAGAAGCTGTTGAGGAGAAAACAGGCGCCTAAAAAGCCGGGGCATGAAGTTTCTTCGGAACGGCAGTAACAGGCCTCTTTAGCAGTAAATAATATGGGTTGAAAGCGGGAAACCTTCTAAGGGAAAAGGAGGAGTTAACATTGCAGCGTTCACCCGGGACATTAAGTTATCTTGCCGCAGTAGTGCTACTTGCAATGTATTTTTCCTGTGCTCAGCCTGTTCATTCGGAAGAATTGTCTGAAACAGGGGCATTTTTTATTACTGCCGATGCTGCAGTGCTGATGGATGCCCGCACAGGACAGATCCTTTATGAAAAAAATGCGAGGCAAAAGAGGCCGCCAGCCAGCACTACAAAAATCATGACTGCCCTGCTGGCTTTGGAAGGGGGAGATCTCCAGCAGATTGTAACGGTCAGCCCCAATGCGGCTTCAACCGGCGAGGCCAGCCTGGACCTCAGGCCCGGTGAAAAGCTTACTCTCGAAGAACTGATTTACGGGGCAATGCTTGAATCAGGGAACGATGCCTGTGTGGCTATTGCCGAACACATCAGCGGTACAGAAGAGAACTTTGTGCTCTTGATGAACCAGAAGGCAAAAATGATTGGCGCTGAGGATACCAGCTTTAAAAACTCAAACGGGCTGCCTGCTGCCGGGCACTGCACAACGGCACGCGATTTGGCCGTCATAACAAGATATGCCCTGCGTAACGACATCTTCAGAAAAGTGGTCAGCACCAGGGGCAGAGCAGTAGGAGGGGAAAAATGCCGTTACCTGAGCAACACCAACCGCCTTTTGTGGAGCTACGCCTGGGCGGACGGGGTTAAGACGGGAACTACCGGCGAAGCAGGTAACTGCCTGGTGGCATCGGCTACTAAAGACGGCAGGCAATTGATAAGTGTGGTGCTGCACAGCGATGACCGATGGCTGGACTCTGTCAAGCTGATGGAATTCGGGTTTGAGAATTTTAATTTAGTTCAAGCGGTAGGCAGGGGGGAACCGATTGCCAGGGTTACTGTAAAGGAAGGCACAGAAAAAGAAGTTAAGGCTGTGGCGGGTGCCGGGATAGATGCCGTTGTGCCCAAAAATGGGCGAGAGCGGCCAGAAAAAGCAGTTGAGATAAAAAAGGATGTTATTGCTCCGGTGCAGAAAGGCCAGTATTTAGGCCGGGTGACCATTCTGGTTAAAGGAGAGGTTATCGGGAGTGCAGATCTGGTAGCTGACAGAAGTGTTGAGAGGGAAAATGCTCTTAGAGTTTTTTTAAAAAAGGCAGGAGGTTATTTTAAATAATTTAAAGAAATTATTTAAAAAATCTTTTTTAAAAACCAACAAAAAATTCTGTTAAACTAATTAACCTCGACAGCTAGCCTTGAGGAGGTTGCCAATGAATGTATCAAAAAGTTACCCTTGACAACGGTGTGCACATTCTTACAGAAGATGTTCCCCACGTCCGCTCGGTTGCTGTGGGATACTGGGTCGATGTTGGCTCGCGTGATGAAAATCCTGAAATTAACGGCATCTCTCACTTTATCGAGCACCTGATGTTTAAGGGAACCGAAAAGCGGACGGCAAAGGATATTGCTGAAGCTCTCGATGCCGTGGGGGGGCAGTTGAATGCATTTACAACCAAGGAATACACCTGTTACTATGCCAGGGTCCTTGACGAGCATTTCGATCTGGCTGTCGACCTTTTAAGCGACATGCTTTTCAGTTCAAAGTTTGCAGCTCATGACATAGAACGGGAGAGGAATGTAATTATTGAAGAAATTAAAATGTATGAGGACGCTCCGGACGAACTGGTGCACGACATCTTTGCCGGTTCGTTATGGCAGGGGCATGCCCTGGGGAGGCCTATTATAGGCACTTCGGAAGTAATAGCCAGGCTATCCAGGGATGATATCGTTAATTTTTACAACACCCATTACAAACCGGGTAAAATTGTGGTGGCCGTGGCCGGGAACATCAGGCATGAAGAGGTTGTGAAAAAGCTCCGCCCGATTTTTGAGTCAAGGGAGGGCAGCGTGCAGTCCAGGGAAATGACTTCCCCTGCGCCGAGTTGTGAAGTAACCTGCCGCAACAAGGATACCGAACAGGTGCACTTATGTGTCGGCACTCCCGGCTTAAGCCTTGATCATGAAAAGATTTACGTTTTTCAGGTGATAAACACAGTTCTGGGCGGTGGCTTAAGCTCAAGGCTGTTTCAGGAAATCAGGGAGAAGCGGGGTCTGGTTTACTCGGTTTATTCATATCATACCTCCTATCACGATACGGGACTCTTCTGCATTTATGCCGGTTTGAGCAGACATAATGTTGATGAGGTTCTTGAACTGATCTTCAAGCAGGTCGAGGACATCCAGAAAAACGGCGTGAAGGAAGAAGAACTGCAAAGGGCAAAGGACCAACTTAAGGGGAATTTGTACTTAAGTCTGGAAAATGTCAGCACAAGAATGAGCAGGCTTGGGAAGTCCCAGCTTTACCTGGGAAAGGTAGTTCCCCCGGAAGAAATTGTGGCCAGGGTGAACATGGTTACTGCTGATGAGGTTCAGGAACTGGCCGGTAAAATGTTAAAGCCGGAATACTTCTCGCTGGCGGCAATTGGCCCATGGCAAGGCTGCAGTTGCCTGGAAAAATTCAGGAACAGAAACGGGAAAACTGGTGGTTAAAAATCCTACTGTTGTTGAGGATTTATTTATTTTTAAGTTATAATTAAATTTTATTATAAAAGATAATTAAAGATAATGTAGAGGGTTCATTTTTGGAGGTGCACCGTTGGATTTTTCAATTGTGGTAAGGGTAAAAAAACTTTCGGGAAGAATTGGAGATGCCATTTCACTGCCTCGCTACGCCACAGATGGATCAGCCGGCCTTGATCTGCCGGCCTGCCTGGATGAACCGCTGGCGGTTCCGCCGGGAGCGAGGGTAAAGGTGCCTACAGGCATAGCAATTGAAATACCTCACAGAAATATTGCCGGCCTGGTTTTCCCGCGCAGCGGCCTGGCTTCAAAGCACGGTATTTCACTTGCCAACGCGGTTGGAGTCATTGACAGCGATTATAAGGGGGAAATCGTAATTGCTGTTTTCAATCAAAGCGATCAGGAGTATTTGATTAAGCCAGGTGAGAGAGTGGCCCAGCTTGTCTTTGTTCCCGTTTTTACGGCAACCCTGGACGTTGTGGAAAATTTAAATTGTTCATCCAGAGGGGAAGGAGGATTTGGCTCTACGGGCAGGATTTAACTGATTTAAAGGTGTACAGCCGCGCCGGGATGTAGATGCCCCGCTCTTCAAAAATGTTGAGCGGGGTTTTTTAGCGGCTGGAATATTTTCTGCCTGTCCAAAATAGTATTTAACAGCGGGGGTGTGGACAATGTCCGCTGTGGCAGTTGGTATCGTTATTCTTTTGCTGGTGACTCTGTCGGTACGCGAGAGGATCCGCATCCAGATGCAGCGGGAAAAGGACTGGAGCTTTATCGGTGAGGCGAAGCCCAGCCCGCTTTCTCAGGCTCTGGCAAACCTGGTAGGGGTAGCAGGGGGCGTTTACCTTTCAATGGTGGTATTGGCTACTTTTCTTGAAATACAGCTTCCGGAGCGGGTGCAGATGGGAAATTTTGCCTTCGAGCCCCTGGCTGCGCTGTCCATCCTGCTTGCTCTGATGCAGCCTTTCCTGCAGAGGGCTATTGATGCCTGGCGGCGTTTTTAAATAGTTTTAAATAAAAATTGGGAGGCAAGATTATGAGAATGTGCGACCTGGTGGGGAAAGAAATAGTAAATATGTTTAACGGGGCCCGTCTGGGCGTGGTTGGCGAGTCCGATATGGCCATAGACCTGGAATCGGGCCAGATCAGGTCGATAATCCTGCCCAGAAAAGGCGGCTTTATCAACCTCTGGCTAGAGAGACAGCAACTGGTCATACCGTGGGAGTCGGTGCGGAAGATAGGCTCCGAGGTAATCATAGTCGAACTGGATCAAACCAGTCCGTATTACCGGCGACAATTATTTTAAGCGGTTTGGGATTAAAAACTCCGGAGAAAAACCGGAGTTTATTTTTATAGCTGTTGCGGGCGCAGGCTGTTCGCGCTTCTAATATTTTTTTGTTCTTTAAAATGTAATTAATGCAGTTTGCTGCAGACATAATATAAAAAGGATTTCAGGAACGGAGGCTGATCATGTCCCGTCAGCACAGAGTTGAGCTGATTAAAAAAATCGCCGAACTCAGGGGGTCGGCGGTACTTTGTTATATTACTGGCGATCGGGAAAATGTCAATACAAGAATAGCCCCCGACGTGACCCAGGTTTTTTTCAGGCACCTGGAAATGTTCGGGGAGTGCCGCCAACTGGACCTTTTTATCTACACGCGAGGCGGAGACGTGTTGACGCCGTGGCGGCTGGTCCATTTGATCCGTGAATACGCCTCCCGCTTTGCTGTAATGGTGCCCTTCCGCTGTTACAGCGCAGGGACGCTGCTGTGTCTGGGGGCAGATGAAATTGTTATGGGTAAAATGGGGGAACTAGGCCCTATCGACCCGGTGGTGGTAAATGCATTTAACCCGCAGGACCCAAACAATCCGGCCGCCAGAATTCCTGTAAACATTGAGGATGTATATTCTTACCTGGCGCTTGCCGGGGAGAAGGCCGGTGTGTGCAGCAACGACCAGCAGGTGAGGGCCTTTACCCTGCTGGTGGAACGCGTTCACCCCCTCGCTCTCGGGAATGTTCACCGCAATTATATGCTGATTAGATCACTGGCCAAAAAATTGCTTGCCATGCACCAGCAGCCTTTGAGAGAAGGGCGGATCGAGCACATTGTGGACAATCTGACCGAAAAGCTTTACGCCCACAATCATATGATTTCCAGGCGGGAGGCAATTGAGGAGATCAATCTGGCCGTTCGCATACCAGACGGCACACTCGAAAAATTAATGTGGTCCCTTTACCAGCGCTATGCTGAAGAGTTAAAGCTGGCCGACCCGTTTAACCCTGCCGAGCAGTTGCGCGGCAGCAAAAGCGAGTTTGAGGTAATGAGCGGCATAGTGGAGTCCGTTTACGGTTTGGATGCCTTTATTTTTTCAGGGGCCGTTGAGAGGAGGGATTTTCCGGAGCCAGGCAAGGTGAATGTAAGCATTCTAAAACAGGGATGGAAAACA
The window above is part of the Pelotomaculum thermopropionicum SI genome. Proteins encoded here:
- the PqqL gene encoding predicted Zn-dependent peptidases — translated: MYQKVTLDNGVHILTEDVPHVRSVAVGYWVDVGSRDENPEINGISHFIEHLMFKGTEKRTAKDIAEALDAVGGQLNAFTTKEYTCYYARVLDEHFDLAVDLLSDMLFSSKFAAHDIERERNVIIEEIKMYEDAPDELVHDIFAGSLWQGHALGRPIIGTSEVIARLSRDDIVNFYNTHYKPGKIVVAVAGNIRHEEVVKKLRPIFESREGSVQSREMTSPAPSCEVTCRNKDTEQVHLCVGTPGLSLDHEKIYVFQVINTVLGGGLSSRLFQEIREKRGLVYSVYSYHTSYHDTGLFCIYAGLSRHNVDEVLELIFKQVEDIQKNGVKEEELQRAKDQLKGNLYLSLENVSTRMSRLGKSQLYLGKVVPPEEIVARVNMVTADEVQELAGKMLKPEYFSLAAIGPWQGCSCLEKFRNRNGKTGG
- the Dut gene encoding dUTPase, coding for MDFSIVVRVKKLSGRIGDAISLPRYATDGSAGLDLPACLDEPLAVPPGARVKVPTGIAIEIPHRNIAGLVFPRSGLASKHGISLANAVGVIDSDYKGEIVIAVFNQSDQEYLIKPGERVAQLVFVPVFTATLDVVENLNCSSRGEGGFGSTGRI
- a CDS encoding hypothetical membrane protein, giving the protein MSAVAVGIVILLLVTLSVRERIRIQMQREKDWSFIGEAKPSPLSQALANLVGVAGGVYLSMVVLATFLEIQLPERVQMGNFAFEPLAALSILLALMQPFLQRAIDAWRRF
- a CDS encoding uncharacterized conserved protein, which produces MRMCDLVGKEIVNMFNGARLGVVGESDMAIDLESGQIRSIILPRKGGFINLWLERQQLVIPWESVRKIGSEVIIVELDQTSPYYRRQLF
- a CDS encoding hypothetical protein (containing partial SppA (COG0616), Periplasmic serine proteases (ClpP class)), yielding MSRQHRVELIKKIAELRGSAVLCYITGDRENVNTRIAPDVTQVFFRHLEMFGECRQLDLFIYTRGGDVLTPWRLVHLIREYASRFAVMVPFRCYSAGTLLCLGADEIVMGKMGELGPIDPVVVNAFNPQDPNNPAARIPVNIEDVYSYLALAGEKAGVCSNDQQVRAFTLLVERVHPLALGNVHRNYMLIRSLAKKLLAMHQQPLREGRIEHIVDNLTEKLYAHNHMISRREAIEEINLAVRIPDGTLEKLMWSLYQRYAEELKLADPFNPAEQLRGSKSEFEVMSGIVESVYGLDAFIFSGAVERRDFPEPGKVNVSILKQGWKTII